A part of Rhinoderma darwinii isolate aRhiDar2 chromosome 1, aRhiDar2.hap1, whole genome shotgun sequence genomic DNA contains:
- the LOC142693378 gene encoding uncharacterized protein LOC142693378, translated as ITISTGQRVGKRFQCGEQYTNSSGHFTQQIIYTGKKSYSCSECGKCFTDKSHLVKHQRIHTGETPYSCLDCEKCFKYKSSLVKHQRIHTRNEPYSCTICGKCFKNKSHLLKHERCHTGEKPYPCSECGKCFKDKSSLSIHERSHTGEKPYSCSLCGKCFTDKSSLVKHERIHAVEKPYPCSECGKCFKDKSSLIKHQKIHTGENPFSCSECGKCFKDKSSLDIHKRGHTGEKPYSCSFCGKCFTQKSSLVKHQRIHTGEKPYSCLECGKCFSDKSNLVIHERIHTGEKPYSCSECGKCFKNKSSLDIHKRSHTGEKPYSCLDCGKCFTQKSNMVIHGRIHTLKKPYSCSLCGKYFTQKSNLVLHERIHTGEKPYSCSECGKCFTDKSNLLKHQRIHKGEAIIYIQNVGNEIIS; from the coding sequence ATTACCATCAGTACCGGACAAAGAGtgggtaaaaggtttcaatgtggtgAACAGTATACAAATAGCTCAGGACATTTTACGCAACAAATAATTTACACAGGGAAGAAGTCTTactcctgttcagaatgtgggaagtgctttacagataaatcacatcttgttaagcatcagagaattcacacaggagagacgcCCTATTCATGTTTAGATTGTGAGAAATGTTTTAaatataaatcaagtcttgtcaaACATCAGAGGATTCACACAAGAAATGAACCATATTCATGTACaatatgtgggaaatgttttaaaaataaatcacatcttCTTAAACATGAGAGATGtcatacaggagagaaaccatatccatgttcagaatgtgggaagtgctttaaagataaatcaagtctttctATAcacgagagaagtcacacaggagagaaaccatattcatgttcactatgtgggaaatgttttacagataaatcaagtcttgttaaacatgagagaattcacgcaGTAGAGAAACCATATCCATGTTCTGAATGTGGGAAGTGCTTTAAAGATAAATCAAGTCTCATTAAACATCAgaaaattcacacaggagagaatccattttcatgttcagaatgtggtaaatgttttaaagataaatcaagtcttgataTACATAAGAgaggtcacacaggggagaagccatattcatgttctttttgtgggaaatgttttacacaaaaatcaagtcttgttaaacatcagagaattcacacaggggagaagccatactcctgtttagaatgtgggaaatgtttttcagATAAATCAaaccttgttatacatgagagaattcacacaggagagaaaccatattcatgttcagaatgtgggaaatgttttaaaaataaatcaagtcttgatatacataagagaagtcacacaggagagaagccgtattcatgtttagattgtgggaaatgttttacacaaaaatcaaatATGGTTATACATGGGAGAATTCACACGTtgaagaagccatattcatgttctctgtgtgggaaatattttacacaaaaatcaaatcttgttttacatgagagaattcacactggagagaagccgtattcctgttcagaatgtgggaaatgttttacagataaatcaaatcttcttaaacatcagagaattcacaagGGAGAAGCCATAATTTatattcagaatgtgggaaatgaaattatctcCTAG